The following proteins are encoded in a genomic region of Mycolicibacterium confluentis:
- a CDS encoding TobH protein — MNATRASVDLDDASGLIAADRDGLLRAASMAGAQVRATAAAVEEGVLDPLRGERPRSLIWVSGRGTAESAGVMLAAVLAGVTAEPIVPVYEVPPWIGPLDVLVVAGDDPADPVLVAAAATGVRRGARVVVVAPAEGPLRDASAGRAVALSPRVWVPDEFGLCRYLAAGLAIAQAVDPAVHVDLAALADDLDAEALRNSAAREIVTNAAKSLADRIGGRGTAFVGDSPATLALARHAASFFLRVTGEPVASGGLADGLVALRSAAATGGGADPVDALFHDEELDGPLPARLRIVALTLGAERSAVVARVAGFDDVDVVGAQDVPDLAGDPTALAHGRPEQQLATLAVRLEMAAVYLRLAGG; from the coding sequence GTGAACGCCACCCGCGCCTCCGTCGACCTCGACGACGCATCCGGCCTGATCGCCGCCGACCGCGACGGTCTGCTGCGTGCGGCGTCGATGGCGGGTGCTCAGGTGCGGGCGACTGCCGCGGCCGTCGAGGAGGGCGTGCTCGATCCACTGCGCGGCGAGCGCCCCCGCTCCCTGATCTGGGTCTCGGGCCGCGGCACCGCTGAGTCTGCGGGGGTGATGCTTGCGGCCGTCCTCGCCGGTGTCACCGCCGAGCCGATCGTGCCTGTGTACGAGGTGCCGCCGTGGATCGGACCCCTCGATGTGCTGGTGGTAGCCGGTGACGACCCCGCGGACCCGGTGCTGGTCGCGGCCGCCGCGACAGGCGTGCGTCGCGGCGCCCGGGTGGTCGTCGTCGCGCCCGCGGAGGGGCCGCTTCGGGACGCATCCGCCGGGCGCGCGGTGGCGCTGTCCCCGCGCGTCTGGGTACCTGACGAGTTCGGCCTGTGCCGGTATCTGGCCGCGGGCCTGGCCATCGCCCAGGCCGTCGACCCCGCCGTCCATGTCGATCTCGCGGCGCTGGCCGACGACTTGGACGCAGAAGCGCTGCGCAACAGCGCGGCGCGAGAGATCGTCACCAACGCCGCGAAGTCCCTTGCGGATCGGATCGGCGGCCGCGGTACGGCGTTCGTGGGCGACAGTCCTGCGACGTTGGCGCTGGCCCGCCACGCCGCTTCGTTCTTCCTGCGGGTGACGGGAGAACCGGTGGCTTCCGGTGGACTCGCGGATGGGTTGGTGGCACTGCGTTCGGCCGCGGCGACGGGCGGCGGCGCCGACCCCGTCGACGCCTTGTTCCACGACGAGGAACTCGACGGGCCGCTGCCCGCGCGTCTGCGGATCGTGGCGCTGACGCTGGGCGCGGAGCGGTCGGCCGTGGTCGCCCGGGTCGCGGGATTCGACGACGTCGACGTCGTCGGCGCACAGGACGTGCCGGACCTGGCTGGCGATCCCACCGCACTGGCCCATGGCAGACCAGAACAGCAGCTGGCTACGCTCGCCGTTCGGCTGGAGATGGCAGCCGTGTATCTGCGTCTGGCTGGGGGCTGA
- the manA gene encoding mannose-6-phosphate isomerase, class I, with the protein MDLLRGAIRTYAWGSRTAIADFTGRPVPAPHPEAELWLGAHPADPAWVQTPDGEHSLLDALRADPEGQLGSAVRSRFGDVLPFLVKVLAADEPLSLQAHPSTEQAVEGFAREDRLGVPVNSPVRNYRDRSHKPEILIALEPFDAMAGFRPAAQTIELLRALAVSELDPYVALLSGGAESDGLRALFTTWITLPQPELDVLVPAVLEGAINYVQSGATEFVAEARAILELGERYPGDAGVLAALLLNCVHLEAGEAIYLPAGNLHSYLRGVGVEVMANSDNVLRGGLTPKHVDVPELLRVLNFTPATADDLHPGIERDGIECSYLTPADEFAVSVLHLDGADLGHEVDAPCPHEGPQILICSQGEVDVVAKSGELTLERGSAAWVSADEGPIRLVAARAATLFRATVGI; encoded by the coding sequence GTGGACCTGTTGCGCGGGGCGATACGGACATACGCATGGGGATCGAGAACCGCAATCGCGGACTTCACGGGCCGGCCGGTGCCGGCGCCCCATCCTGAGGCCGAACTGTGGCTGGGTGCGCATCCGGCCGACCCGGCCTGGGTGCAGACACCCGACGGAGAGCACAGCCTGTTGGATGCGCTGCGTGCGGACCCGGAGGGACAACTCGGGTCCGCGGTGCGGTCGCGCTTCGGCGATGTGCTGCCCTTTCTGGTGAAGGTGCTGGCCGCCGATGAACCGCTGTCGCTGCAGGCGCATCCGAGCACCGAACAGGCCGTCGAGGGGTTCGCCCGTGAGGACCGGCTCGGCGTGCCGGTCAACTCGCCCGTGCGCAATTACCGCGACCGAAGCCACAAACCCGAGATCCTGATCGCCCTTGAGCCTTTCGACGCGATGGCAGGTTTCCGGCCGGCGGCCCAGACCATCGAACTGCTGCGCGCACTGGCGGTCTCCGAACTCGATCCGTACGTGGCGCTTCTGTCCGGGGGTGCCGAGTCCGACGGCCTGCGCGCACTGTTCACCACCTGGATCACGCTGCCGCAGCCCGAACTCGACGTCCTGGTGCCTGCGGTCCTCGAGGGTGCGATCAACTACGTCCAGTCGGGCGCAACGGAATTCGTCGCCGAGGCCAGAGCGATCCTGGAACTCGGTGAACGGTATCCCGGAGACGCCGGGGTGCTTGCGGCGCTGCTGCTGAACTGCGTCCACCTCGAAGCCGGTGAGGCCATCTACCTGCCGGCGGGCAATCTGCACAGTTATCTGCGGGGCGTGGGTGTTGAGGTGATGGCCAACTCGGACAACGTCCTTCGCGGTGGATTGACGCCCAAGCACGTCGACGTCCCGGAACTGCTGCGCGTACTGAACTTCACTCCGGCCACTGCCGACGATCTGCATCCTGGAATCGAGCGGGATGGGATCGAGTGCAGCTATCTGACCCCGGCCGATGAGTTCGCGGTGTCAGTCCTGCACCTCGACGGCGCCGACCTCGGACACGAGGTGGATGCTCCCTGCCCGCACGAGGGCCCACAGATCCTCATCTGCTCGCAGGGCGAAGTGGACGTGGTCGCCAAGTCGGGTGAGTTGACGCTCGAACGTGGCTCTGCGGCTTGGGTGTCGGCGGACGAGGGACCCATCCGGCTGGTTGCCGCCCGCGCCGCGACGCTGTTCCGCGCGACGGTGGGGATCTAG
- a CDS encoding WhiB family transcriptional regulator → MSYEHLYGSLGSAPHTNTDSVSVGAAGRPHLSLVPDDFASAPATEDDEWQERALCAQTDPEAFFPEKGGSTREAKRICLGCEVRDACLEYALANDERFGIWGGLSERERRRLKRGII, encoded by the coding sequence ATGTCCTATGAGCACCTCTACGGCTCATTGGGAAGTGCACCGCACACCAACACGGACTCGGTCTCGGTGGGCGCGGCGGGCCGTCCTCACTTGAGTTTGGTGCCAGACGATTTCGCGTCGGCACCGGCTACCGAGGACGATGAGTGGCAGGAGCGGGCGCTCTGTGCGCAGACGGATCCAGAGGCCTTCTTCCCGGAGAAGGGCGGATCCACCCGCGAAGCCAAGCGCATCTGCTTGGGCTGCGAGGTGCGCGATGCGTGCCTCGAGTACGCGTTGGCCAACGATGAACGCTTCGGCATCTGGGGCGGTCTGTCCGAGCGTGAGCGTCGACGGCTCAAGCGCGGCATCATCTAG
- the cofD gene encoding 2-phospho-L-lactate transferase, protein MRITVLVGGVGGARFLLGVQRLLGLGQFADGESPAHELTAVVNIGDDAWMHGVRICPDLDTCMYTLGGGIDPERGWGHRNETWNAKEELAAYGVQPDWFGLGDRDLATHLVRTQMLRAGYPLSDVTEALCVRWQPGARLLPASDDRCETHVVITDPESGDRRAIHFQEWWVRYRAGVPTHSFAFVGAEKAAATTAVSEAIADADVVFLAPSNPVVSIGAILAIPGVRGALRSTSAPVVGYSPIIGGKPLRGMADECLSVIGVESTSQAVGEHYGARSGTGILDGWLVHEGDHAALDGVTVRSVPLLMTNPDATAAMVRAGLELVGLDAP, encoded by the coding sequence GTGAGGATCACCGTACTGGTTGGCGGAGTGGGCGGCGCCCGCTTCCTGTTGGGCGTTCAGCGATTGCTGGGCTTGGGGCAGTTTGCGGACGGCGAATCACCGGCCCATGAACTCACCGCGGTGGTCAACATCGGCGACGACGCCTGGATGCACGGCGTGCGGATCTGCCCGGACCTCGACACCTGCATGTACACCCTCGGCGGCGGCATCGACCCCGAGCGGGGCTGGGGGCATCGCAACGAGACCTGGAACGCCAAGGAGGAGCTTGCGGCCTACGGCGTGCAGCCCGACTGGTTCGGCTTGGGCGACCGCGACCTCGCGACCCACCTGGTACGCACCCAGATGCTGCGGGCCGGGTATCCGCTGTCCGACGTCACCGAAGCGCTGTGCGTGCGCTGGCAGCCCGGCGCGCGCCTGCTGCCGGCCTCCGACGACCGCTGCGAGACCCACGTCGTGATCACCGACCCCGAGTCCGGAGATCGGCGTGCCATCCACTTCCAGGAGTGGTGGGTGCGCTACCGGGCAGGAGTGCCCACACACAGCTTCGCGTTCGTCGGCGCAGAGAAGGCCGCGGCCACCACCGCCGTCAGCGAGGCCATCGCCGACGCCGACGTGGTGTTCCTGGCCCCTTCCAACCCCGTCGTCAGCATCGGCGCAATCCTCGCGATCCCCGGCGTCCGCGGGGCGCTGCGCTCCACCTCCGCCCCGGTCGTCGGATACTCCCCCATCATCGGCGGAAAGCCGTTGCGCGGTATGGCTGACGAGTGCCTGTCGGTGATCGGCGTCGAGTCCACCTCTCAGGCGGTCGGAGAGCACTACGGCGCCCGGTCCGGCACCGGCATCCTCGACGGCTGGCTGGTGCACGAGGGCGACCACGCGGCGCTCGACGGAGTCACCGTGCGGTCGGTTCCGCTGCTG
- a CDS encoding phosphomannomutase/phosphoglucomutase translates to MSGSPGFAADAVNSVIKAYDVRGLVGEQLNAEFVGAVGAAFARLVRGDSTQVVIGYDMRASSPELAAAFADGVMGQGLDVVRIGLASTDQLYFASGLLDCPGAMFTASHNPAAYNGIKLCRAGAKPVGQDTGLAAIRDDLIAGVLGYDGPAGTVSDRDVLADYSAFLRSIVDVTGLRPLRVAVDAGNGMAGHTVPATLDAIDALTVLPLYFELDGTFPNHEANPLDPANLVDLQGFVVAQGADIGLAFDGDADRCFVVDERGRPVSPSAVTALVAAGELGREIGATVIHNLITSRAVPELIVERGGTPVRSRVGHSYIKALMAETGAIFGGEHSAHYYFRDFWGADSGMLAALYVLAALGRSDRPLSELTADYQRYEASGEINFTVRDAPACVEAVLTTFGTRIQSIDHLDGVTVDLGEGAWFNLRTSNTEPLLRLNVEARTADEVAAIVSDVDAEIAALESAAEAVP, encoded by the coding sequence ATGTCGGGTTCCCCCGGTTTCGCCGCGGACGCGGTCAACAGCGTCATCAAGGCGTACGACGTTCGGGGGCTGGTGGGGGAACAGCTGAACGCGGAGTTCGTGGGTGCGGTCGGCGCGGCATTCGCGCGGTTGGTGCGGGGTGACTCCACTCAGGTCGTGATCGGATACGACATGCGGGCGAGTTCGCCCGAGTTGGCCGCGGCGTTCGCCGACGGAGTCATGGGGCAGGGTCTGGACGTCGTGCGGATCGGACTGGCATCCACCGATCAGCTCTACTTCGCCTCCGGGCTGCTGGACTGTCCGGGCGCGATGTTCACCGCGAGCCACAACCCGGCCGCATACAACGGCATCAAGCTGTGCCGCGCGGGGGCCAAGCCGGTCGGGCAGGACACCGGGCTTGCCGCCATCCGCGACGACCTCATCGCCGGCGTGCTGGGGTACGACGGGCCCGCGGGAACGGTCTCCGACCGCGACGTGCTCGCCGACTACAGCGCGTTCCTGCGCTCGATCGTCGACGTCACCGGACTGCGCCCCCTGCGGGTGGCGGTGGACGCGGGCAACGGTATGGCGGGCCACACCGTGCCGGCCACGCTCGACGCGATCGACGCGCTCACCGTGCTGCCGCTCTACTTCGAACTCGATGGCACGTTCCCCAATCACGAGGCCAACCCCTTGGACCCCGCGAACCTGGTCGATCTCCAAGGGTTCGTCGTCGCTCAGGGTGCCGACATCGGCCTGGCGTTCGACGGGGACGCGGACCGGTGCTTCGTCGTCGACGAACGGGGCCGCCCGGTGTCGCCCTCGGCGGTCACGGCCCTGGTGGCCGCGGGTGAACTCGGCCGCGAGATCGGCGCCACGGTCATCCACAACCTGATCACGTCGCGGGCAGTGCCCGAACTGATCGTCGAACGTGGTGGCACACCGGTCCGTTCGCGCGTCGGCCACTCCTACATCAAGGCGCTGATGGCCGAGACCGGGGCGATATTCGGTGGGGAGCATTCCGCGCATTACTACTTCCGGGACTTCTGGGGTGCCGACTCCGGCATGCTTGCGGCACTGTATGTCCTTGCTGCGCTTGGACGTTCAGATCGCCCGCTGTCGGAGCTGACCGCCGACTACCAGCGCTACGAGGCTTCCGGCGAGATCAACTTCACCGTCCGCGATGCGCCCGCCTGCGTGGAGGCGGTGCTCACGACGTTCGGCACGCGCATCCAGTCGATCGACCATCTCGATGGTGTGACAGTCGATCTCGGAGAAGGGGCCTGGTTCAACCTGCGCACCTCCAACACCGAACCGCTGCTGCGCCTCAACGTCGAAGCCCGCACTGCCGACGAGGTCGCCGCGATCGTCAGCGACGTGGACGCCGAAATCGCGGCACTCGAGTCAGCGGCTGAGGCGGTTCCGTGA
- a CDS encoding metallopeptidase family protein, whose translation MRGPLLPPTVPGWRSRAERFDMAVLEAYEPIERTWQERLTALDIAVDEIPRISPRDPENVQFPPEVIADGPIALARLMPAGVDVRGNATRARIVLFRKPIERRAKDTTELGDVLHEILVAQVATYLGVEPSVIDPSFDED comes from the coding sequence GTGCGCGGTCCGTTGCTGCCACCGACGGTTCCGGGCTGGCGCAGTCGGGCCGAACGCTTCGACATGGCCGTCCTCGAGGCCTATGAGCCCATCGAGCGCACGTGGCAGGAGCGCCTGACGGCGCTGGACATCGCGGTCGACGAGATTCCGCGCATCTCACCACGGGATCCCGAGAACGTTCAGTTCCCGCCCGAGGTCATCGCCGACGGCCCGATCGCGCTGGCCAGGCTCATGCCGGCTGGTGTCGACGTCCGCGGAAACGCCACCCGCGCGCGAATCGTGTTGTTCCGCAAGCCGATAGAACGTCGCGCCAAGGACACCACTGAACTCGGTGACGTACTGCACGAGATCCTGGTGGCCCAAGTCGCCACCTATCTGGGGGTGGAACCGTCGGTCATCGACCCGTCTTTCGACGAGGATTGA
- a CDS encoding DUF3499 domain-containing protein has product MNVPRRCCRPGCPHYAVATLTFVYADSTAVVGPLATVREPHSWDLCVSHAGRITAPRGWELVRHSGPLPAQPDFPDEDDLVALADAVREGREAPARTVPVAGFSEPTGHQSASHTGAVLAPPPHRATGVGRRRGHLRVLPDPSD; this is encoded by the coding sequence GTGAATGTTCCCCGTCGCTGCTGCCGGCCCGGGTGCCCCCATTATGCGGTGGCGACGTTGACGTTCGTCTATGCCGATTCGACAGCCGTCGTGGGGCCGCTGGCCACTGTGCGCGAGCCGCACTCGTGGGATCTCTGCGTCTCCCATGCCGGGCGCATCACCGCGCCCCGGGGGTGGGAGTTGGTCCGGCATTCGGGACCCCTGCCAGCGCAGCCCGATTTTCCCGACGAAGACGACCTGGTGGCCTTGGCCGACGCTGTCCGCGAAGGACGCGAAGCCCCGGCCCGGACGGTGCCCGTCGCAGGGTTCTCCGAACCCACCGGGCACCAGTCCGCCTCGCACACCGGAGCCGTCCTGGCTCCGCCTCCGCACCGCGCGACCGGTGTCGGGCGCCGGCGTGGACACCTGCGCGTTCTGCCCGATCCCAGCGACTGA